A single genomic interval of Saccharothrix saharensis harbors:
- the pdhA gene encoding pyruvate dehydrogenase (acetyl-transferring) E1 component subunit alpha yields the protein MSSPEKWTHPGPDAAPATAAKPTAEQVIAGLRATDEGGADLVQLLTPEGERVQHPDFDIDITAEELRGLYRDMVLVRRVDREANALQRKGELGIWVPLLGQEAAQIGAGRALRPEDMAFPSYREHGIAWTRGVKPTELLGIFRGTDNGTWDPVEHRFHPYTIVIGNQVLNAAGYAMGQKFDGKVGDADGEATICFFGDGATSQGDVHEGFVWAAVYDAPLVFFCQNNQWAISEPTERQSRLPLYQRARGYGFPGIRVDGNDVLATLAVTRWALEECRQGNGPILIEAFTYRMDAHTTSDDPSRYRLSDELELWKLKDPIERVKVHLVKQQWADQAFFESIEAEAEQIAIELRDYCVNLPDPPAGRIFSEVYAEGNPVLEAQRDEFLAYHAGFAGGEH from the coding sequence ATGTCGTCCCCCGAGAAATGGACGCACCCAGGGCCGGATGCCGCGCCGGCCACTGCTGCCAAACCGACAGCGGAACAGGTGATCGCAGGCTTGCGAGCGACAGACGAGGGCGGCGCCGACCTGGTGCAGCTGCTCACCCCCGAGGGCGAGCGCGTCCAGCACCCGGACTTCGACATCGACATCACGGCCGAGGAGCTGCGCGGGCTGTACCGCGACATGGTCCTGGTCCGCCGGGTCGACCGCGAGGCCAACGCGCTGCAGCGCAAGGGCGAGCTCGGCATCTGGGTGCCGCTGCTCGGCCAGGAGGCCGCGCAGATCGGCGCGGGCCGGGCGCTGCGGCCCGAGGACATGGCGTTCCCCAGCTACCGCGAGCACGGCATCGCGTGGACGCGCGGGGTCAAGCCGACCGAGCTGCTCGGCATCTTCCGCGGCACCGACAACGGCACGTGGGACCCGGTGGAGCACCGCTTCCACCCGTACACGATCGTCATCGGCAACCAGGTGCTCAACGCCGCCGGGTACGCCATGGGGCAGAAGTTCGACGGCAAGGTCGGCGACGCCGACGGCGAGGCCACCATCTGCTTCTTCGGCGACGGTGCGACCAGCCAGGGCGACGTGCACGAGGGCTTCGTGTGGGCCGCGGTCTACGACGCGCCGCTGGTGTTCTTCTGCCAGAACAACCAGTGGGCGATCTCCGAGCCGACCGAGCGCCAGTCCCGCCTCCCGCTCTACCAGCGGGCGCGCGGCTACGGCTTCCCCGGCATCCGGGTCGACGGCAACGACGTGCTGGCCACCCTCGCGGTCACCCGCTGGGCGCTGGAGGAGTGCCGCCAGGGCAACGGCCCGATCCTGATCGAGGCGTTCACCTACCGGATGGACGCCCACACCACGTCCGACGACCCGTCGCGCTACCGGTTGTCCGACGAGCTGGAGCTGTGGAAGCTCAAGGACCCGATCGAGCGCGTCAAGGTGCACCTGGTCAAGCAGCAGTGGGCCGACCAGGCGTTCTTCGAGTCGATCGAGGCCGAGGCCGAGCAGATCGCGATCGAGCTGCGGGACTACTGCGTGAACCTGCCCGACCCGCCGGCCGGGCGGATCTTCAGCGAGGTGTACGCCGAGGGCAACCCCGTCCTGGAGGCGCAACGCGACGAGTTCCTGGCCTACCACGCCGGGTTCGCGGGAGGTGAGCACTGA
- a CDS encoding alpha-ketoacid dehydrogenase subunit beta — protein sequence MAAPTMDRSTSAAPAAVQTLTIAKALNNGLRASMEANPKVIVMGEDVGKLGGVFRITDGLQKDFGEQRVLDTPLAESGIIGTAVGLAIRGYRPVCEIQFDGFIFPGFDQIVSQVAKLHFRTQGRLKVPMVIRVPFGGGIGAVEHHSESPESYFAHTAGLKVVSCSNPADAYWMIQQAIDCDDPVLFFEPKRRYYEKGQVDTTAAPGPLFESRTLRTGTDVTLVTYGPMVRTSLDAAAAAEEEGRSLEVIDLRTLSPLDLAPVYESVRRTGRLVVVTEAPSESSISSEIAAKVQQECFYSLQAPVLRVTGFDTPYPPSKLEEEFLPDLDRVLHAVDRSLAW from the coding sequence ATGGCCGCTCCGACCATGGACCGCTCGACGTCCGCCGCGCCCGCCGCGGTGCAGACGCTGACCATCGCGAAGGCGCTGAACAACGGCCTGCGCGCGTCGATGGAGGCCAACCCCAAGGTCATCGTGATGGGCGAGGACGTCGGCAAGCTCGGCGGCGTCTTCCGCATCACCGACGGCCTGCAGAAGGACTTCGGCGAGCAGCGCGTGCTGGACACCCCGCTGGCCGAGTCGGGCATCATCGGCACCGCCGTGGGCCTGGCCATCCGCGGCTACCGGCCGGTGTGCGAGATCCAGTTCGACGGGTTCATCTTCCCCGGCTTCGACCAGATCGTGTCGCAGGTCGCCAAGCTGCACTTCCGCACCCAGGGCCGGCTCAAGGTGCCCATGGTGATCCGGGTGCCGTTCGGCGGCGGCATCGGCGCGGTGGAGCACCACTCCGAGTCGCCCGAGTCGTACTTCGCGCACACCGCCGGCCTCAAGGTCGTCTCGTGCTCGAACCCGGCCGACGCCTACTGGATGATCCAGCAGGCCATCGACTGCGACGACCCGGTGCTGTTCTTCGAGCCGAAGCGGCGCTACTACGAGAAGGGCCAGGTCGACACCACCGCCGCGCCCGGACCGCTGTTCGAGTCGCGCACCCTGCGCACCGGCACGGACGTCACGCTCGTGACGTACGGGCCGATGGTGCGCACGTCGCTGGACGCCGCCGCGGCGGCCGAGGAGGAGGGGCGCTCGCTGGAGGTCATCGACCTGCGCACGCTGTCCCCGCTCGACCTCGCGCCCGTGTACGAGTCGGTGCGGCGCACCGGCCGGCTGGTCGTGGTGACCGAGGCGCCCAGCGAGTCCTCCATCTCCAGCGAGATCGCCGCCAAGGTGCAGCAGGAGTGCTTCTACTCCCTGCAGGCGCCGGTGCTGCGGGTGACCGGGTTCGACACCCCGTACCCGCCGTCGAAGTTGGAGGAGGAGTTCCTCCCCGACCTCGACCGGGTGCTGCACGCCGTCGACCGCTCGCTGGCCTGGTAA
- a CDS encoding dihydrolipoamide acetyltransferase family protein, with product MPQYKQFPLPDTAEGLTEAEILTWHVQPGDAVKVNQVIVEIETAKAAVELPCPWDGVVTELLVEVGQTVEVGVPIITIDVDPSGSAPAPAPAPAASNGKIGEEMPGGRIATLVGYGPRAGAAKRRARKDAPAPVAAAPAPAPAPVPAPAPAPAPAPVVAEPVAPRGGYVPLAKPPVRKLAKDLGVDLYALAGSGPGGVITREDVEQAVASPAQAAPTAVDSGSRERRVPIKGVRKATAQAMVDSAFTAPHVTEFLTVDVTPMMELRARLKTAPQFRDVKLTPLAFAAKAVTLAVRRTPDVNATWDEAAQEIVYKDYVHLGIAAATPRGLVVPKVRDADRMSLRELAVALDDLATTARDGKTSPADMMGGTITITNVGVFGVDTGTPIINPGESAILALGAIRDMPWVVDGQVVPRKVCQLALSFDHRVVDGQQGSQFLADVGALLADPGVAMTY from the coding sequence GTGCCGCAGTACAAGCAATTCCCCCTGCCCGACACGGCAGAGGGGCTGACCGAGGCCGAGATCCTCACCTGGCACGTCCAGCCGGGTGACGCGGTGAAGGTCAACCAGGTCATCGTCGAGATCGAGACCGCCAAGGCCGCCGTCGAGCTGCCGTGCCCGTGGGACGGCGTGGTGACCGAGCTGCTGGTCGAGGTCGGGCAGACGGTCGAGGTCGGCGTCCCGATCATCACGATCGACGTGGACCCGTCCGGCTCGGCGCCGGCGCCCGCGCCCGCCCCGGCGGCGTCGAACGGCAAGATCGGCGAGGAGATGCCGGGCGGCCGGATCGCCACGCTGGTCGGCTACGGGCCGCGGGCCGGTGCGGCGAAGCGCCGTGCGCGCAAGGACGCCCCGGCTCCCGTCGCCGCGGCACCCGCGCCCGCTCCCGCTCCTGTGCCCGCGCCCGCGCCCGCGCCTGCGCCCGCTCCGGTGGTCGCGGAACCGGTGGCACCGCGGGGCGGTTACGTGCCGCTGGCCAAGCCGCCGGTGCGCAAGCTGGCCAAGGACCTGGGCGTCGACCTGTACGCGCTGGCGGGTTCCGGCCCGGGTGGCGTGATCACGCGGGAGGACGTCGAGCAGGCCGTGGCGTCCCCGGCGCAGGCCGCGCCCACCGCGGTGGACAGCGGGTCGCGGGAACGCCGGGTGCCGATCAAGGGCGTCCGCAAGGCGACCGCGCAGGCGATGGTGGACAGCGCGTTCACCGCGCCGCACGTCACGGAGTTCCTGACCGTGGACGTGACGCCGATGATGGAGCTGCGGGCCCGGCTGAAGACCGCGCCGCAGTTCCGCGACGTGAAGCTCACGCCGCTGGCGTTCGCCGCGAAGGCGGTCACCCTGGCCGTCCGCCGCACGCCCGACGTCAACGCGACGTGGGACGAGGCGGCGCAGGAGATCGTCTACAAGGACTACGTGCACCTGGGCATCGCCGCCGCGACCCCGCGCGGCCTGGTGGTGCCGAAGGTCCGCGACGCCGACCGCATGTCGCTGCGCGAGCTGGCCGTCGCCCTGGACGACCTGGCCACGACCGCCCGCGACGGCAAGACGTCCCCGGCGGACATGATGGGCGGCACGATCACCATCACCAACGTGGGCGTCTTCGGCGTGGACACGGGCACCCCGATCATCAACCCGGGCGAGTCCGCGATCCTGGCCCTCGGCGCGATCCGCGACATGCCGTGGGTGGTGGACGGCCAGGTCGTCCCGCGCAAGGTGTGCCAACTGGCCCTCAGCTTCGACCACCGCGTGGTCGACGGCCAGCAGGGCTCGCAGTTCCTCGCCGACGTCGGCGCGCTCCTGGCCGACCCCGGCGTGGCGATGACGTACTGA
- a CDS encoding pentapeptide repeat-containing protein produces MRRRSSPRSSACCAPTSAARTTGPWSGLDLDFTGVEFHEADFSEITFEGKVVFDGAVFRGPHTSFERTVFRDMTLSCHGTTFTSDQVSFRHALFDHATVEFVGTDFTGTSIDFAASGIRGRTIDFYRATLTDALIGFRSSEVAGTTIRFERCAVTGSRLDFSYLYPDSEASRSVSRLVLEGCAVRRSEVDLRGMAPDGTDVWFTDSSFDDVHVFADKRSDGKGLKVRRVESVGSILPVAATERNRPSA; encoded by the coding sequence GTGAGAAGGAGGTCATCGCCACGATCTTCCGCGTGCTGCGCGCCCACCTCGGCAGCCCGCACGACGGGACCGTGGTCCGGCCTGGACCTCGACTTCACCGGGGTCGAGTTCCACGAGGCCGACTTCAGCGAGATCACCTTCGAGGGCAAGGTGGTGTTCGACGGCGCGGTGTTCCGCGGTCCGCACACGTCGTTCGAGCGGACCGTCTTCCGGGACATGACGCTGAGCTGCCACGGCACCACGTTCACGTCCGACCAGGTCAGCTTCCGGCACGCCCTGTTCGACCACGCGACCGTCGAGTTCGTCGGCACCGACTTCACCGGGACCTCGATCGACTTCGCCGCCAGTGGGATCCGGGGCCGGACGATCGACTTCTACCGCGCGACGCTGACCGACGCCCTGATCGGCTTCCGCAGCAGCGAGGTCGCGGGCACGACCATCCGCTTCGAGCGGTGCGCCGTGACCGGGAGCCGCCTCGACTTCTCCTACCTCTACCCGGACTCGGAGGCCAGCAGGTCGGTCAGCAGGCTCGTGCTGGAGGGGTGCGCGGTGCGGCGGTCGGAGGTCGACCTGCGCGGCATGGCGCCCGACGGGACCGACGTGTGGTTCACGGACAGCAGCTTCGACGACGTGCACGTGTTCGCCGACAAGCGGTCCGACGGCAAGGGCTTGAAGGTCCGCCGGGTGGAGTCGGTGGGCAGCATCCTGCCGGTCGCGGCGACCGAGCGGAATCGGCCGTCCGCGTGA
- a CDS encoding MerR family transcriptional regulator yields the protein MTHYSIGELARMTGLSTRTIRFYSDSGVIPVAGRTAGGFRTYDVDGLARLKLVRTLRALGVDLPTAQRVLARELSVAEVARAHAEAIDAQMRTLRLRRAVLRVVARNGEVEMVHELARLSEEERQAILDDFFEEVFGGLDLEPTFEQRMRSVRVELPDDPSAEQLEAWIELANLVRDPDFRASIRRMSERHQEMRAEGADLGPSSPAQVEAFQYAFTRAREALDAGVDPRSPEAATIVAAINDKWASVVDAPAGPELSRRLEEFGDPRAERYWQLIAKVNGWETQIPDTTAERAWLTEACR from the coding sequence GTGACGCACTACTCGATCGGCGAACTGGCGCGGATGACCGGGCTGTCCACGCGGACGATCCGGTTCTACTCCGACTCCGGCGTGATCCCCGTGGCGGGGCGCACGGCGGGCGGGTTCCGCACCTACGACGTCGACGGGTTGGCGCGGCTGAAGCTCGTGCGGACCCTGCGTGCCCTGGGCGTCGACCTGCCCACGGCGCAACGGGTGCTGGCACGGGAGTTGTCCGTCGCCGAGGTGGCGCGGGCGCACGCGGAAGCCATCGACGCGCAGATGCGCACGCTCCGGCTGCGCCGGGCCGTGCTGCGGGTCGTGGCGCGGAACGGGGAGGTGGAGATGGTGCACGAGTTGGCGCGGCTGTCGGAGGAGGAGCGGCAGGCGATCCTGGACGACTTCTTCGAGGAGGTGTTCGGCGGCCTCGACCTGGAACCGACCTTCGAGCAGCGGATGCGGTCGGTCCGGGTGGAGCTGCCGGACGACCCGTCGGCGGAGCAGCTGGAAGCGTGGATCGAGCTGGCGAACCTGGTGCGCGACCCGGACTTCCGGGCGTCGATCCGGCGGATGTCGGAACGGCACCAGGAGATGCGGGCCGAGGGCGCCGACCTGGGCCCGAGCTCACCGGCGCAGGTGGAGGCGTTCCAGTACGCGTTCACGCGGGCGCGTGAGGCGTTGGACGCGGGCGTGGACCCGCGTTCACCGGAAGCGGCCACCATCGTCGCAGCGATCAACGACAAGTGGGCGTCGGTCGTGGACGCCCCGGCCGGACCGGAGCTGTCCCGCCGTCTGGAGGAGTTCGGCGACCCGCGGGCCGAGCGCTACTGGCAGCTGATCGCCAAGGTCAACGGCTGGGAAACGCAGATCCCCGACACCACCGCTGAACGGGCGTGGCTCACCGAGGCCTGCCGCTGA
- a CDS encoding acyl-CoA dehydrogenase family protein — protein sequence MGGFSLELNEDQLDLREWVHGFAKDVIRPAASEWDEREETPWPVIQEAAKIGLYGFESLATWFADPIGLSLPIATEELFWGDAGIALALMGTGLAAAGIFASGEPEQLAEWVPECFGTEDDPKLAAFCASEPQAGSDVAGYRTRAVYDEATDEWVLNGQKAWATNGGIANVHVVTAVVDGSLGARGQAAFVVPPGTRGLSSPGKIRKHGMRASHTADVFLDDVRVPGRCLLGGKERLDARLARAREGQKAGGQAAMATFETTRPTVGAMAVGVARAAYEYSLEYAKDRSAFGRKIIENQSIAFDLANMKMEIDAARLLVWRAAWMGRNNVPFTAGEGSMSKLKAGEVSVWATERAIHILGGAGYTREHPVERMHRDAKIFTIFEGTSEIQRLVVARAISGMHIK from the coding sequence ATGGGCGGCTTTTCGCTGGAGCTCAACGAGGACCAGCTTGACCTGCGCGAGTGGGTGCACGGCTTCGCGAAGGACGTGATCCGGCCCGCGGCGTCCGAGTGGGACGAGCGCGAGGAGACGCCGTGGCCGGTGATCCAGGAGGCGGCGAAGATCGGCCTGTACGGGTTCGAGTCGCTGGCCACCTGGTTCGCCGACCCCATCGGCCTGTCGCTGCCGATCGCCACCGAGGAGCTGTTCTGGGGTGACGCCGGGATCGCGTTGGCGTTGATGGGCACGGGCCTGGCCGCGGCGGGCATCTTCGCCTCCGGCGAGCCCGAGCAGTTGGCCGAGTGGGTGCCCGAGTGCTTCGGCACGGAGGACGACCCGAAGCTCGCGGCGTTCTGCGCGTCCGAGCCGCAGGCCGGGTCGGACGTGGCCGGGTACCGGACGCGGGCGGTGTACGACGAGGCCACCGACGAGTGGGTGCTCAACGGGCAGAAGGCGTGGGCCACCAACGGCGGCATCGCCAACGTGCACGTCGTGACGGCGGTCGTGGACGGATCGCTGGGCGCGCGCGGTCAGGCGGCCTTCGTCGTGCCGCCGGGGACGCGCGGGCTGTCGTCGCCGGGGAAGATCCGCAAGCACGGGATGCGGGCGTCGCACACGGCCGACGTGTTCCTGGACGACGTGCGCGTGCCCGGCCGGTGCCTGCTGGGCGGCAAGGAGAGGCTGGACGCCCGGCTGGCGCGTGCGCGCGAGGGCCAGAAGGCCGGCGGGCAGGCGGCGATGGCCACGTTCGAGACGACCCGCCCGACCGTCGGCGCGATGGCCGTGGGCGTGGCGCGCGCGGCTTACGAGTACTCGCTGGAGTACGCGAAGGACCGTTCGGCGTTCGGCCGCAAGATCATCGAGAACCAGTCGATCGCGTTCGACCTGGCGAACATGAAGATGGAGATCGACGCGGCCCGCCTGCTGGTGTGGCGAGCGGCCTGGATGGGCCGCAACAACGTCCCGTTCACGGCGGGCGAGGGTTCGATGTCCAAGCTGAAGGCCGGTGAGGTCTCGGTGTGGGCGACCGAACGCGCGATCCACATCCTGGGCGGTGCGGGGTACACGCGCGAGCACCCGGTGGAGCGCATGCACCGCGACGCCAAGATCTTCACCATCTTCGAGGGGACGTCGGAGATCCAGCGGTTGGTGGTGGCCCGGGCCATTTCCGGCATGCACATCAAGTGA
- a CDS encoding SCP2 sterol-binding domain-containing protein, producing MTIDLTTEAIAKLGPQELISTLRQVDPADPALKDVDIDVIARGIDPKKLGRDEFADLLDALGALADGGADLDLAKMDPQNFARIISRASKDQIEAVTSRPGLRERVLDEVFRRMEVHFRSERAGATRAVVHFRLTGGFDGDDVYEAIIENAACTINKGETRDPRAVVTLGPVEFLKLATGNASAPVLFMTGKLKVKGDLGFAAGFMSLFNIPKA from the coding sequence ATGACCATCGACCTCACCACCGAGGCGATCGCGAAGCTCGGCCCGCAGGAGCTGATCTCGACGCTCAGGCAGGTCGACCCGGCCGACCCGGCGCTCAAGGACGTCGACATCGACGTCATCGCGCGCGGCATCGACCCGAAGAAGCTCGGCCGCGACGAGTTCGCCGACCTGCTGGACGCCCTGGGCGCGCTGGCCGACGGCGGCGCCGACCTCGACCTGGCCAAGATGGACCCGCAGAACTTCGCGCGGATCATCTCGCGCGCGTCCAAGGACCAGATCGAGGCCGTGACGTCACGGCCCGGCCTGCGCGAACGCGTGCTGGACGAGGTGTTCCGGCGCATGGAGGTGCACTTCCGCAGCGAACGCGCGGGCGCCACGCGCGCCGTCGTGCACTTCCGGCTGACCGGCGGGTTCGACGGCGACGACGTGTACGAGGCGATCATCGAGAACGCGGCGTGCACGATCAACAAGGGCGAGACCCGTGACCCCAGGGCCGTCGTCACGTTGGGACCGGTGGAGTTCCTGAAGCTCGCGACCGGCAACGCGTCGGCCCCGGTGCTGTTCATGACCGGCAAGCTGAAGGTCAAGGGTGATCTGGGCTTCGCGGCCGGGTTCATGAGCTTGTTCAACATTCCGAAGGCGTGA
- a CDS encoding TetR/AcrR family transcriptional regulator, which yields MHAEQPVRSGRAKRLPRAVRERQIMDAAVDVFSRLGFHAASMDEISEVAGISKPMLYAYLGSKEELFATCIRREATRMMEAIANGVEAEEPPDVQLWSGLRAFFGFVGENRASWQVLHRQASSQGGPFAEELADMRGRAISLVAALLVHSSDFGDVPRAGDKEAESLAAALVGAGESLADWWLDNPQEPAGVVAARLMNLVWMGFGDLVAGDVWHPPSRRSGAEEGS from the coding sequence ATGCACGCAGAGCAACCGGTTCGCTCCGGTCGGGCCAAGAGGCTGCCACGCGCGGTGCGCGAGCGGCAGATCATGGACGCCGCGGTGGACGTCTTCTCGCGCTTGGGTTTCCACGCCGCGTCCATGGACGAGATCTCCGAGGTCGCGGGCATCTCCAAGCCCATGCTGTACGCCTACCTGGGCTCGAAGGAAGAGCTGTTCGCCACCTGCATCCGCCGTGAGGCGACCCGGATGATGGAGGCGATCGCGAACGGCGTCGAGGCCGAGGAACCGCCGGACGTCCAGCTGTGGAGCGGGTTGCGGGCGTTCTTCGGGTTCGTCGGCGAGAACCGCGCGAGCTGGCAGGTGCTGCACCGGCAGGCGTCCTCGCAGGGCGGGCCGTTCGCCGAGGAGCTGGCCGACATGCGCGGCCGGGCGATCAGCCTGGTGGCGGCGCTGCTGGTGCACTCGTCGGACTTCGGCGACGTGCCGCGGGCGGGCGACAAGGAGGCCGAGTCGCTGGCCGCCGCCCTGGTCGGGGCGGGCGAGTCGCTGGCCGACTGGTGGCTCGACAACCCCCAGGAGCCGGCCGGCGTCGTCGCCGCCCGGCTCATGAACCTGGTGTGGATGGGTTTCGGGGACCTGGTGGCGGGCGACGTGTGGCACCCGCCGTCGCGGCGGTCCGGCGCCGAGGAGGGCTCCTAG
- a CDS encoding alpha/beta hydrolase, translated as MTVLEPAAAEFAAATANPPYLFDLGPVEGRQAVDGVQAGEVFKPEVDEEWVTVGEVPVRVVRPAGSTGPLPVVLYVHGAGWVFGNAKTHDRLVRELAVGAGAAVVFPDYSLSPEAHYPVALEESYAVARWIVAEGAARGLDASRLAVAGDSVGGNMAIALTLLAKARGDVAFKQQVLFYPVTDASFDTPSYHEFAEGYFLRRDAMQWFWDQYTTSEAERAEITASPLRATTEELTGLPPALVITAEADVLRDEGEAYADKLREAGVPVTAVRYQGVIHDFVMLNALRGTHAAEAAISQAAAVLKGALA; from the coding sequence ATGACCGTGCTGGAACCGGCCGCCGCCGAGTTCGCCGCCGCGACCGCCAACCCGCCCTACCTGTTCGACCTCGGCCCGGTCGAAGGACGGCAGGCCGTGGACGGCGTGCAGGCGGGCGAGGTGTTCAAGCCCGAGGTGGACGAGGAGTGGGTGACCGTCGGCGAGGTGCCCGTCCGGGTCGTCCGCCCGGCCGGCTCGACCGGGCCGCTGCCCGTCGTCCTCTACGTCCACGGCGCCGGATGGGTGTTCGGCAACGCGAAGACGCACGACCGGCTGGTGCGCGAGCTGGCCGTCGGCGCGGGCGCGGCCGTGGTGTTCCCCGACTACAGCCTCTCGCCCGAGGCGCACTACCCCGTGGCGCTGGAGGAGAGCTACGCCGTGGCCCGGTGGATCGTCGCCGAGGGCGCGGCCCGCGGGCTCGACGCGTCGCGGCTGGCCGTGGCGGGTGACTCGGTCGGCGGGAACATGGCGATCGCGCTGACGCTGCTGGCCAAGGCGCGCGGCGACGTGGCGTTCAAGCAGCAGGTGCTGTTCTACCCGGTGACCGACGCGTCGTTCGACACGCCGTCCTACCACGAGTTCGCCGAGGGCTACTTCCTGCGGCGTGACGCGATGCAGTGGTTCTGGGACCAGTACACGACGTCGGAGGCGGAGCGCGCGGAGATCACCGCGTCACCGCTGCGGGCCACCACCGAGGAGCTGACCGGCCTGCCGCCGGCGCTCGTGATCACGGCCGAGGCCGACGTGCTGCGGGACGAGGGCGAGGCCTACGCCGACAAGCTGCGTGAAGCGGGCGTGCCGGTGACCGCCGTGCGCTACCAGGGCGTGATCCACGACTTCGTCATGCTGAACGCGCTGCGCGGGACCCACGCCGCCGAAGCCGCGATCAGCCAGGCGGCGGCCGTGCTCAAGGGCGCGTTGGCCTAG
- a CDS encoding MarR family winged helix-turn-helix transcriptional regulator encodes MRDFSLELDDQLCFALYAASRAVTARYRPLLDELGLTYPQYLVMLVLWERDAVPVKDVAAALQLDYGTLSPLLKRLEAGGLIRRERRPDDERSVRLVLTGPGEELRERAKDVPPAMGDAMNLDEEDTARLRALLRTLADNVSR; translated from the coding sequence ATGCGGGACTTCAGCCTGGAACTGGACGACCAGCTCTGCTTCGCGCTCTACGCGGCCTCCCGGGCCGTCACCGCGCGGTACCGGCCGCTGCTGGACGAGCTGGGGCTGACCTACCCGCAGTACCTGGTGATGCTGGTGCTGTGGGAGCGCGACGCGGTCCCGGTCAAGGACGTCGCGGCGGCGCTCCAGCTCGACTACGGCACGCTCTCCCCGCTGCTCAAGCGGCTGGAGGCCGGTGGCCTGATCCGCCGCGAGCGCCGCCCCGACGACGAGCGCTCGGTCCGGCTCGTGCTCACCGGACCGGGCGAAGAGCTGCGGGAACGCGCCAAGGACGTGCCGCCCGCGATGGGCGACGCGATGAACCTGGACGAGGAGGACACGGCTCGGCTGCGTGCCCTCCTGCGCACGTTGGCCGACAACGTCAGCCGCTGA
- a CDS encoding MaoC/PaaZ C-terminal domain-containing protein, with the protein MANLTLLYAKAALTGFTRRGDVLPESSLDAEVTVDPEHLARYDKVCGFGVRDELPITYPHVLGFGLQIRLMTGPGFPFPLPGLVHVANRIRQHRPLRATEPLSLHVALTDLRPHERGRQFDVVTTVAVDGEEVWVDVSTYLRREGAAAKEPSPRAEPPEPTARWRLPADLGRRYADASGDRNPIHLHPLTAKAFGFPRAIAHGMWSKARCVAAFEGRLPDAYEVDVRFKAPILLPGEVGFSSAPTGDGWRFALWSSRPHLEGVISG; encoded by the coding sequence ATGGCGAACCTGACCCTGCTCTACGCCAAGGCCGCGCTGACCGGGTTCACCCGGCGCGGCGACGTGCTCCCGGAGTCCTCGCTGGACGCGGAGGTGACCGTCGACCCCGAGCACCTGGCGCGGTACGACAAGGTCTGCGGGTTCGGCGTGCGCGACGAGCTGCCGATCACCTACCCGCACGTGCTCGGGTTCGGGCTCCAGATCCGGCTGATGACCGGGCCCGGCTTCCCGTTCCCGCTGCCCGGCCTGGTGCACGTGGCCAACCGGATCAGGCAGCACCGGCCGCTGCGGGCGACCGAGCCGCTGTCGCTGCACGTGGCGCTGACCGACCTGCGGCCGCACGAGCGCGGGCGGCAGTTCGACGTGGTCACGACGGTGGCCGTGGACGGCGAAGAGGTGTGGGTCGACGTGTCGACTTACCTCCGCAGGGAGGGTGCCGCCGCGAAGGAGCCGTCGCCACGCGCCGAACCGCCCGAGCCGACGGCCCGGTGGCGGCTGCCGGCCGACCTCGGCCGCCGGTACGCCGACGCGTCCGGCGACCGCAACCCCATCCACCTGCACCCGCTGACCGCCAAGGCGTTCGGCTTCCCGAGGGCCATCGCGCACGGGATGTGGTCGAAGGCCCGGTGCGTGGCCGCGTTCGAGGGGCGCCTGCCCGACGCCTACGAGGTGGACGTGCGGTTCAAGGCCCCGATCCTGCTGCCCGGCGAGGTCGGCTTCTCGTCCGCGCCCACCGGTGACGGGTGGCGGTTCGCGCTGTGGTCGAGCCGGCCGCACCTGGAAGGCGTGATCAGCGGCTGA